A region from the Flavobacterium enshiense genome encodes:
- a CDS encoding acyl transferase, which yields MLSTSDIFHIASKKEFEKITLKVFRYQYDNNPVYKNFCNLLKKDKSNVKSIQEIPFLPIQFFKSHDVVSSSEPVQTIFTSSGTTGTITSRHMVTDLNFYEQSFRSGFSQFYGNIEDYVVLALLPSYLEREGSSLIYMAKDLIEGSNQPDSGFYLHNYDELIQKLTQLDQSGQNMILIGVTYALLDLIEKQNFQLKNTIIMETGGMKGKRKEIIREELHDILCKGFGVSKIHSEYGMTELLSQAYSLGDGIFECPPWMEILIRDTEDALSYVAEGKTGGINVIDLANINSCSFIATQDLGKKYPNHSFEVLGRFDNSDIRGCNLMVI from the coding sequence ATGCTATCAACGTCAGACATTTTTCACATCGCTTCCAAAAAAGAGTTTGAGAAAATCACACTCAAGGTGTTCCGTTATCAATACGACAACAATCCGGTGTACAAGAATTTTTGCAACCTCTTAAAGAAGGATAAGTCAAACGTAAAATCGATACAGGAAATTCCTTTTTTACCCATACAGTTTTTTAAGTCGCATGATGTGGTAAGTTCCTCCGAACCGGTACAAACAATATTTACCAGCAGCGGAACAACAGGAACAATCACCAGCCGCCATATGGTCACCGATTTGAATTTTTACGAACAGAGTTTCCGATCAGGTTTTTCCCAATTTTACGGTAATATTGAAGATTATGTGGTTTTGGCACTACTCCCTTCCTATTTGGAACGTGAAGGATCCTCTTTAATTTACATGGCAAAAGATCTGATTGAAGGCTCCAACCAACCCGACAGCGGCTTTTACCTGCATAATTACGACGAACTGATTCAAAAGTTAACCCAATTAGACCAATCGGGACAAAACATGATTTTAATTGGTGTTACCTATGCTTTACTGGATTTGATTGAAAAACAAAACTTTCAGCTAAAAAATACCATCATCATGGAAACCGGAGGCATGAAAGGAAAGCGAAAAGAAATCATCCGGGAAGAATTGCACGATATCCTTTGCAAAGGTTTCGGCGTATCCAAAATCCATTCGGAATACGGTATGACCGAACTACTTTCCCAAGCTTATTCCTTGGGAGACGGCATTTTCGAATGTCCTCCCTGGATGGAAATCCTTATCCGTGATACCGAAGACGCCCTGTCTTATGTAGCGGAAGGAAAAACAGGCGGCATCAATGTGATTGACCTGGCCAATATCAATTCGTGTTCGTTTATCGCCACTCAGGATCTGGGGAAAAAATATCCCAACCATTCTTTCGAAGTACTGGGTCGTTTTGACAATTCCGATATCCGTGGATGCAATCTGATGGTTATCTAA
- the tyrS gene encoding tyrosine--tRNA ligase, whose product MKNFIEEVTWRGMLHDVMPGTEEHLMEQMRVAYVGIDPTADSLHIGHLVGVMMLRHFQLSGHKPLALVGGATGMIGDPSGKSSERNLLDETSLRHNQEAIKGQLARFLDFTSNEPNAAELVNNYDWMKEFSFLDFIRDVGKHITVNYMMAKDSVKKRLTGETSEGMSFTEFTYQLVQGFDFLHLYRAKQCTLQMGGSDQWGNITTGTELVRRMEGGKAYALTCPLITKADGTKFGKSEGGNIWLDANRTSPYKFYQYWLNTSDVDAEKYIKIFTFLDKETIEKLIAEHNEAPHLRVLQKRLADEITVMVHSKEDLDNAIAASNAFFSPSMEELKKLDEKTFLEVFEGVPQAEVTMADVEAGLDMIAALAAKTNFLASNSDARRELKQNAVSLNKEKVGESYMISPEDLINEKFLLLQKGKKNYYVIKVK is encoded by the coding sequence ATGAAAAATTTTATTGAAGAAGTGACTTGGAGAGGAATGCTCCACGACGTAATGCCAGGCACGGAAGAACATTTGATGGAGCAGATGCGTGTTGCGTATGTGGGTATCGATCCAACAGCGGATTCATTGCATATAGGACACTTGGTGGGTGTGATGATGCTGAGACATTTTCAGTTGAGCGGTCACAAGCCTCTAGCTCTTGTAGGAGGTGCTACGGGAATGATTGGCGATCCGTCAGGTAAATCCAGTGAGCGAAATTTGTTGGATGAAACCAGTTTGCGACACAATCAGGAGGCAATTAAAGGTCAGTTAGCGCGATTTTTAGATTTCACATCGAATGAGCCAAATGCTGCTGAACTGGTGAATAACTATGACTGGATGAAAGAGTTTTCATTCCTTGATTTTATTCGTGATGTAGGTAAGCACATTACGGTAAATTATATGATGGCCAAAGATTCGGTGAAGAAGCGTTTAACGGGCGAAACCTCAGAAGGAATGTCGTTTACGGAGTTTACCTATCAATTGGTGCAGGGATTTGACTTTTTGCATTTATACAGAGCAAAACAATGTACCTTGCAGATGGGAGGTAGTGACCAATGGGGTAATATCACGACCGGAACGGAATTGGTGCGTCGTATGGAAGGTGGAAAGGCTTATGCGCTTACTTGTCCGCTAATTACAAAAGCAGACGGGACCAAATTCGGAAAATCCGAAGGAGGAAATATCTGGTTGGATGCTAACAGGACTTCGCCTTATAAATTCTACCAATACTGGTTGAACACATCGGATGTGGATGCTGAGAAATACATTAAGATTTTTACTTTTTTGGATAAAGAAACAATCGAAAAATTAATCGCTGAACATAATGAAGCGCCACATTTGAGAGTTTTGCAGAAGCGATTGGCGGATGAAATCACAGTTATGGTACATTCCAAAGAAGATCTGGATAATGCTATTGCAGCTTCCAACGCATTTTTCAGTCCGAGTATGGAAGAATTAAAAAAGTTGGATGAAAAGACTTTTTTAGAGGTTTTTGAAGGCGTACCGCAAGCAGAGGTTACAATGGCTGATGTTGAAGCCGGTTTGGATATGATTGCAGCCCTAGCTGCCAAAACTAATTTTCTTGCTTCTAATAGTGATGCCAGAAGGGAATTAAAGCAAAATGCAGTTTCTCTAAATAAGGAAAAAGTAGGGGAAAGTTATATGATTTCGCCTGAGGATCTGATCAATGAAAAGTTTTTACTTTTGCAAAAAGGGAAGAAAAATTACTACGTGATTAAAGTGAAATAA